The nucleotide sequence TGGGCATGTTTTCCTAAATATGCGTACCCGTATCCGTACTGTATACGTACCCATACTAATTTTAGGTATTCGATACATGTAGTGATACtcagttttattgattttggtattaGGTACTTTTGGTATTGGTATGGGTACAAGTAAAAAAGGGTACTTGGTATCGAAATTTATATAtactttaaaagttttttttatattatgttttatttcgtATTATAGTATTTATGGTACTTTTATTGATTTTACCTATTTGATACTCGTATCGCATTTGTACTCGTATTAtttttacctatttggtactcgTAATATATCGGTATTCATGCCAATTTTACCTATTAGTACCCACACGAGTGctcaaaaactaaaataaaaacaaagtgaTCGCAAAACGGGTACCGTACCGTAATACCCATACCGTACCAATATATTCGGTACGGTATTTGGTACtcagttttgttcaaattcaataCCGATACAGATAACTGTACCAATCTCATCCCTATATATAGCCACCAAAACCTCTACAAAGGGCCATATCAACCATGCCACCTTCCACCACCACATTTgttgccaccaccaccatcctcctcCTCCTTAccaccaccgcctccaccgccacccgACGACCATTTAACAAAATCTACGCATTCGGCGACTCTTACACGGACACTGGAAACACCGCATCCAACAGCGGCCCAAACGCCTTCACCTACGTCTCCAACCCGCCATACGGCACCACATTCTTCCACCACCCCACCAACCGATACTCCGATGGCCGTCTAGTCATCGACTTCGTAGCCGAATCACTCTCTTTACCCTACTTGCCACCCTACCACAACCCCAAAGCTGACACCTCGTACGGGGTCAACTATGCTGTTGCAGGGTCAACGGCCATACCATACTCGTTCTTTGTCAAAAATAACCTTACTCTTGACATACAACGTCAGTCTTTACAAACTCAACTTGCTTGGTTTAACAAAGACTTGGAGGGGCAAAAGTGTAAAAGTGCAAAGTTAACTCCTAACGAATGCAAGGCGGTGTTTGATAATGCATTGATTTGGGTGGGTGAAATTGGAGCCAATGATTATGCGTACACCGTTGGATCTAACGTTGAAAGTAAAACAATTCAACAGCTTTCTATTCGTAGTGTCAATGGATTTCTAGAGGTAATTGTAATATATGGTTTCTACTATTTAACTTTTGATATATTATAAATAAACTAGCTTTAAAATATTAATGAACGAAaagtatatatattctaaatttggggtaactttgtagaatagtaaccaagttctaaaagtgttccaattaggtcactcaagtttcaaaagtgttccaatcaggtcactcaacattcatttttcattaaagttaagggttttttcatccatttcataagtaaccatggtgatgtggatttttgtttcttttttcccttttatttgatgctaactttGAGTGATGACGtgaattgtaacttgttttttaaatttttagtgtaattaaagtgtttttatttttaataaatataatttcatatattaaaataatctgACCCTAACAtcttattcttcatttttttcttgacacatagAAAAAATGACATGACTCTATTTGAATGTTAAGTAATCTAATTGGGACAAAAACGATACGAGTggcctaattagaacacttttgaaacttggttactattctatgACATATTCCCTctaaatttttattaaaatttatcAAAATAATTCTTAAAATCATTCAATTTCTTAAAAAAACTGCTTAATTTTACATAGTACACAGTTTCTTAAAAAAATATACTAAACATAGCTTAACTTTTATATAATTTCTTAAAAAAACTGCTTAATTTTACATAGTACACAATTTCTTAAAAAAACTGcttaattagaacacttttgaaacttggttactattctatgacatattcccaaaaaaaaaaaaaatactaaacatAGCTTAACTTTTATATAAGAAATAAATAAATGTGGCCGCCCACTTGCACGTCTGTCTACACATGTACGAGTGGGCACGTCTGTCAACACGCAAACATCTATCAAAAACATCCACGGATGGATCCATACAATACAACGTTAATGGGTCGTTCGTCTTGGGAGGGCTAGCTTAACGTTTGTGAAGGTCTCAAACAAATCACTAGCAATACAGTTTACTTTTGCTGATGCCTTCTTAGCCTAGCGTACCTGGTGTTTGCCCCCATCAAGGTGATACTAGTTGAAGTCTCACAAACAGTGACGGATCCAGGAATTATTTTCTG is from Helianthus annuus cultivar XRQ/B chromosome 9, HanXRQr2.0-SUNRISE, whole genome shotgun sequence and encodes:
- the LOC110879872 gene encoding GDSL esterase/lipase At3g48460, which produces MPPSTTTFVATTTILLLLTTTASTATRRPFNKIYAFGDSYTDTGNTASNSGPNAFTYVSNPPYGTTFFHHPTNRYSDGRLVIDFVAESLSLPYLPPYHNPKADTSYGVNYAVAGSTAIPYSFFVKNNLTLDIQRQSLQTQLAWFNKDLEGQKCKSAKLTPNECKAVFDNALIWVGEIGANDYAYTVGSNVESKTIQQLSIRSVNGFLEALLDKGAKYMVVEGLPTTGCLTLSMSLASESDRDDMGCVGSLNKQSYDHNTILQTKIRDLRQKYPETVIIYADYWNAYRSIIKNAPKLGFKELYNVCCGSSGAPYNFDVLATCGSQSASSCSNPSQYINWDGVHLTEAMYKVVADSFLKGGFTHPPLGSLFSSKQYSG